The Microlunatus antarcticus DNA segment TTGTCCAGCTTCTCCGTCCCCATCCCGTTGCGCTCGACGTTGCCGAGGCCCTCGGGCCACCCGTCACCGTCCGCGTCGAGGGAGTCGACGTGGCGCATGGCCCTGACGCTGGCCGGGTAGAGGTCGCGGAGGAACTTCTGGTCACCGCTCCAGCGCCACACGAGGGCGACGGCCGACGGGTACTTGGCCGACTCGTCGGTGTTGCCCTCGTCGGCGTTCGAGCCGAAGTAGACCGCGCCGTCGGGCGTGACCTCGTGGACGATCTTGCCGCTGCCGCCGTTGACCGCCTCGGAGACGTCGCGGAGCGTCCGCAGGTGCGCCTTGATCGGTCCGAACTGCCCCGCGGCCACCGACGCGAACGCCGTGAACTCGCCGTCGGTGCCGAAGAGCCAGGTGTAGTCGGGCCAGCCCGCACCGATCCAGCGCATCGAGTCGAGCGTCTTCACCGGGGCGGGGTAGGTCGTGCCGGCGTCCACCACCCGCAGCGCGACGTCGTCGGACCGCTGCACCGAGGCGGCCAGCATCTGCTTGGACCACGCGACGCTCTGCTCGACGAGCGGGTCGCCGGGCAGCGACACGTCGGTGAGGTCGGCGACCTCCTCCCGCCCGCGGACCTTGGCCGCGAGCGCCGCGCCGGGGTCGGCCAGCACCTTCGCCAGCGCCCGCTGCGCGTCGGCCGTCCCGTCGCGGGAACCACCCACGCCGAACCACACCGTCGTCGGCTCGCCGGCCTTCAGCCGGAGCTTGTAGGCGAGCTGCCCGCCGGTCCCCTTCCCGTACGCGGTGTCGTCGCAGCGGGCGGGCGCGGCCGGGGCGTCGGGCCCGGAGGCCGGGCAGATGACGGCCGGGTCCTGCGGACCGCGGAAGTTCTTCCCCAGCGCGGTCGTGGTCGGCATGGCGGCCGAGCCGAAGGCCGCGGCCCAGTCGTGCGCGGTCTGGTCGGCCCCCGGCGGGGTCCCCTGGTCGCGGAAGACGAGGGCGTTGCCCTCGACGGACCCGGTGTCGGGCAGGTTGACCGTGGTCTGGCTGGGCTTCGTCTCGCCCCAGGGGTAGGAGCCCATGAGCTCGGAGTGGGCGTCGGCCCGCAGCACGACGCTGCGCGAGGTCGAGGACCGCAGCGTCAGCCCGACGAGGGCGCCCGGGACGCCGTCCGGGACGAGGTCCGTGCGGCTCGCGGCGACGCCGTCGGTGGCGGGGAAGTCGGTGCGGACGTAGCCCCAGCCGGAGGTGGTCTGCGTGCCCTGGCCGATCCACTGGTCGCCGATGCCGAACCAGACGCCGTCCAGCAGCTTGAGGCTCGGCGTCCAGAAGCCGCCCATCTCCCCGCGGGTGTGGAACCCGGCCGCCGGGAACCGCCCGTCCGCGCTGCCCAGCACCCAGGCCCGGTCACCCGTGACCACCGTGCGCCGCTCGGGCAGCCGGCTCGTCTCCGAGAGCTCCGGCGACCGCAGCAGTGCCGGGTCAGACGCCCGGGCCGGTGCCGCCTGAGCCGGTCCGGTCGCGCCGAGCGCCCCGCCGACCAGTGCCGCTGCCGCGAGCACCGCTCCTGCTCGTCCCCACCTGCGTCGCATGTCCGCTCCCCTCCCCAGCCCTCGCCGTCGAGCGCTGAGGAGGGCGACGTTAGGGCGTGCCTCTGACAGGTCGGCAGGTGGGTCGAGCAAAGTTCCCGGACGGCTTTTCGGCTGCCTCGCGTCGGATTACGCGGCGGGCGAGGAGAGCGTGGCGACCCAGTTGGCGATCAGCCGGGCGCCCGCGTCGCCGCTCTTCTCCGGGTGGAACTGGGTCGACCAGAGCGCGCCCTCCTCGACGGCGGCGACGAAGCGGTCGCCGCCGTGCTCGGCCCAGGTGACAAGCCGGCCGGGCTTCTCCGCCAGGGCGCGGACGCCGTAGCTGTGGACGAAGTAGAACCGCTCGTCGCCGACACCGCCGAAGAGCCGGCTGCCGGCGGCCGGCGCCACGGTGTTCCAGCCCATGTGCGGCAGCCGCTCGGACTGCAGCCGCTCGACGACGCCCGGCCAGACGCCGACGCCGTCGGCCTCCACGCCGTGCTCGATGCCCGCCTCGAACAGCACCTGGTGGCCGACGCAGATGGCCAGCGTCGGCAGCCCCGCCGCCTGGCGGGCGGCGATGACGTCCGGCCCGCCGACCGCGCGCAGCCCGGCCATGCACGCGGCGTACGCGCCGACCCCCGGCACGACCAGCCCGGGCGCGGCGAGCGCGACCTCGGGGTCGGCCGTGACGACGACGTCGACCCCGGTCCGGGCGACGGCCCGTTCCGCGGACCGCAGGTTCCCGGAGCCGTAGTCGAGGACGACGACGGTCCCCCGGAGGTCACTCATCGGGCGTCACCCACAGGGCGTCGCTCACAGCGCGCCCTTGGTGCTCGGCACGCCCAGCACGCGCGGGTCGTACGCGACCGCGTCGCGCAGGGCCCGGGCGACGGCCTTGAACTGCGCCTCGACCACGTGGTGCGGATCGCGCCCGCCCAGCACGCGCACGTGCAGGCAGAGGTGGGCGTGGAAGGCGAGCGACTCGAAGACGTGCCGGGTGAGCGAGCCCGTGTAGGGGACGCTCGTCCGCCCGTCCGGAGTGACGTCGCCGCCGCCGATGCGGACGTACGCCTGCGCCTCGGGCTCGCCGGTGCACACGCAGTACGGGCGCCCTGAGACGTCGACGACGGCCTGGGCCAGGGCCTCGTCGAGCGGGACGACGGCATCGCCGAAGCGCCGGATGCCGGTCTTGTCGCCGAGGGCCTGCCGGATCGCCTGGCCGAGCACGATGGCGGTGTCCTCGACGGTGTGGTGGGCGTCGATGTACGCGTCGCCCGTGGCAGTGACCTCGAGGTCGAGCAGCGCGTGGCGCGCCAGCGCGGTGAGCAT contains these protein-coding regions:
- a CDS encoding glucosidase family protein; translation: MLAAAALVGGALGATGPAQAAPARASDPALLRSPELSETSRLPERRTVVTGDRAWVLGSADGRFPAAGFHTRGEMGGFWTPSLKLLDGVWFGIGDQWIGQGTQTTSGWGYVRTDFPATDGVAASRTDLVPDGVPGALVGLTLRSSTSRSVVLRADAHSELMGSYPWGETKPSQTTVNLPDTGSVEGNALVFRDQGTPPGADQTAHDWAAAFGSAAMPTTTALGKNFRGPQDPAVICPASGPDAPAAPARCDDTAYGKGTGGQLAYKLRLKAGEPTTVWFGVGGSRDGTADAQRALAKVLADPGAALAAKVRGREEVADLTDVSLPGDPLVEQSVAWSKQMLAASVQRSDDVALRVVDAGTTYPAPVKTLDSMRWIGAGWPDYTWLFGTDGEFTAFASVAAGQFGPIKAHLRTLRDVSEAVNGGSGKIVHEVTPDGAVYFGSNADEGNTDESAKYPSAVALVWRWSGDQKFLRDLYPASVRAMRHVDSLDADGDGWPEGLGNVERNGMGTEKLDNTVYTIRGYADLADLAKARGDGKTQRWATQRAQKLTEAFERAWWYPKDGARSYADSLDPEPVGGGNTRIFQRHWIGLTPTDAVLPALPGRPAGPLASDEHARTTLAQHERSCYTGELGLYHTGTGANSVAGDTDGTRCDQVVSSVTNETSIFTLNSAIAGVSEGNYGRLGDDQQGVYTHGNARAQLDPDLWEMPGAMPEIVPGGSFGANIEKPFNERSMVLQAWGAYGVLWPVVHQWLGVSPDMGRGRVAVVPQLPPDQPKASARSIKVGSGRLDVTASRSTDGGVTRYDTTVVRHGRSTLVLGAVLPRDSRVGSATLDGRKVKTVLTPTSRGLEVTVRAPGKKGTSHLVVTTG
- the hisH gene encoding imidazole glycerol phosphate synthase subunit HisH; protein product: MSDLRGTVVVLDYGSGNLRSAERAVARTGVDVVVTADPEVALAAPGLVVPGVGAYAACMAGLRAVGGPDVIAARQAAGLPTLAICVGHQVLFEAGIEHGVEADGVGVWPGVVERLQSERLPHMGWNTVAPAAGSRLFGGVGDERFYFVHSYGVRALAEKPGRLVTWAEHGGDRFVAAVEEGALWSTQFHPEKSGDAGARLIANWVATLSSPAA
- the hisB gene encoding imidazoleglycerol-phosphate dehydratase HisB — its product is MSETAPTDTARAPRRAALERATSESSVRVSVDLDGTGTSSISTGVGFYDHMLTALARHALLDLEVTATGDAYIDAHHTVEDTAIVLGQAIRQALGDKTGIRRFGDAVVPLDEALAQAVVDVSGRPYCVCTGEPEAQAYVRIGGGDVTPDGRTSVPYTGSLTRHVFESLAFHAHLCLHVRVLGGRDPHHVVEAQFKAVARALRDAVAYDPRVLGVPSTKGAL